CTTAGGCTACTATTGAGTTGTTCGCTTTGGCCATTGAAGTTGTAGATAATAGGATTTTGGCGGAGGAAATACTGGGCTTTGAGGCTTCCCTCCTGCCCTTTCCAGCTTAGGCCAAGGCCGAGATTGGCTTCTTGGCTTTGGCCAAAGTCATTGTTCCAGATTTCTTGGCCAGAGAGATAGGCTTTTTGTTCTAAAAAGCTGGGGCGAAACTGCTGTATTTGTCCCCAAACTGCTGCCGCTAGCCTTTTAGACAAAGGACGTTCATAGCGCAGTTTGAGCTGATAATCTAGGGCTTGCTCTCCAAATAAAACTTGGCCTGAGGCGCTTAGATTTTGACCTTGATAATTGGCTCCTGCAAAAAGGCTATTGAGCTGTTCTAGGGGCAGGGGTTCTTGTGTAACGGCCTGAAACCGATGGCCCAAAAAGAGCTTTATATCGGCGAGTTGATAGCTCAATTGATTTTGAATCAGCTGTTGTTGCATGGCCATTCTCAGGCCTCGGTTATTGACCTGAAGTGGGCCGTAGAAGCTACTATCTGCGGCTAGATTATTATCAAAAAACTTAAATCGTTCTTGTTGGTAATGCAGTTGGTGCTCCCAGTTTTTCCAGTTTTGGCGATAAAGCAGTTCCAAAAAGCGATTTTCCTGTCGGGGCGAATCATTGTCGCCTTCATTGAGGCTAGTTTCGGCAGTTTCTAAAAAATCATTGCTCAGGCCTTGCAAAACACTATCTTGCAGGCCTCCATTTTCGCTTTGATTTTGGCTAGAAGAGACCACAAACAGGCTCCCCTTATAGTTGGCTTTTTGGTAGTGAAGCTGCAGGCCGAGGTCTCGATGTTGGCTAGCGAGGCTATTAAAATAGCCTCTTTGGCTCAGCACGCTATACTGGATGCCGTAATAGAGTTGTTTATTGTATTGCTGGGCCAATTCGGCTTTGAGGGCCAGATTTTTCAGATTAATTTGGCTGTAATAAAGGTTGGTCAGGGCCTTCCCACCTTCTACCTCATAGATGCGGAGTTGGTTGGGGCGCAGGCGGTAGCGGTCCAGATGTTCTGCAGCGCCTAGGCGGGGGCCTAATTCTTTTTCTTCATACTGCCAAGTTTTGGCAAAAACGGGCGTTCCCCAATGGCCCAGATTCCCGTAGTTTTGGGTCCAACTTTCTTGCGCCCAGCCCCAGGCAAAATCATGCATATAATGGAGGCTAGTATCCAGTTTGGCCCATTTGTTTTCGCTTAGGGCATAGCGCCATTTTATTTTCAGGCTATCGCCTAATTTCTGAAAGCGTTCGGCTTCTGTGGTGGCGGGCAGGCTATCTCGTTGTAGGCTATCTACAGGCGTTTGGGCCCAGCTACTGTTTGCCCAAAGGAGCAAAACAGCCAAAAGAACAATTCGCATAGAGCTTTAATTTTTGCGCAAAAAAAAGCCATGGACCCAAAGAGTCGATGGCTTTTTATCAGAACTTAGAAAGAAAAAGCAACTTACTTCTTCTTCTTCTTGTCAGCAGCAGCTTTAAGGCTAGTGCGTAGATCTTTGTTATCTACAGTACCAGCAAGCTCTTTACCTGCTTTAAACTTTACAGTTACCTTGTCGCTGATTTGGATTTCCTTCTGCGTAGAGGGGTTGATTCCTTTACGGGCAGCACGGTAATTCACATCAAAAGTACCAAAACCAACCAAAGTGATTTTTTGGCCTGCTTTCAAAGTGTCAGCAATAGTTTCTAGGGTAGCGTTCAAGGCTGCAGCAGCATCAGCTTTTTTCAAGCCAGCAGCTTCTGCAATTTTGTCGATCAAATCTCCTTTGTTCATAGTTAAATTCTAGATTATCCAAATGATACAGTAATTCTTGCGCCCTAAAAAGCTAGCTTGGGGTAGTTTGAATAGGCAGGGGGGCTCTGTATCTAGGGCTTCTTACTGTTCTTCAAACCAATGGTCGAAGGTCTAGCTTTCGGCGCTTACAAATTTATGTCCTTTTGTAGCATTTCCAAACATTTACCCAAAAAAAGCAAATAAAGGCCCTAAAAAAGGCCATTTTAATACTGTTTTGGGGCCTCCGCAGCAAAGCTGCGGCGCTGCGCTTCGGAGCTCGCAGGTCTGCTCGGCCGTTCGGCGGCTTTGCCGCCTCCGTCTGGCCCTGCGGGCCACCCCTCCACATCGCTAGGCCAAAAAAGGCCTGCGGCCCAAAGCGGCTCCGCCGCCAAAAGGACCCGCCTAAAATAGCAACAGCCAGTCAGAAATCTGACTGGCTGTTGTTGGCCTACTAGGACTCGAACCTAGAATGACAGAACCAAAATCTGCTGTGTTACCAATTACACCATAGGCCAATAAAATCTTTGCTACTTATAGGAGCCAAACTCTCCTTTGAGAAGTTGTTGGCCCACTAGGACTCGAACCTAGAATGACAGAACCAAAATCTGCTGTGTTACCAATTACACCATGGGCCAATTCCGTAGCGGCACAAATATAAGAAGGAAAATTAAACCGCCAAAACTTTTTACATTTTTTCTAAAAAAATTTGTCGTTTTCCTTCTTCTTGGACCAAGATCCGCAAATGCAGCGCATTTTCGGCTAGCAAAGGTAGCAAAATTTCTGGCCATTCTACAAAAAAGTAGTGTTCATCTTCCAAGTAGTCTTCTATACCAATTTCTAGGGCTTCTTCTAGGCTATCTAGGCGGTAGAGATCTGCATGGCGGACGAGCAAAGGGCTGCCTTGCAAGCCATATTCATTAATGAGGCTATAGCTAGGGCTGCTCCCCTCTTCTTGGCCCCCTAAGGCTTGCAGTAAATAATGGACCAGAGTGGTTTTTCCGGCTCCCATAGGCGCATCTAAAAAAACTTTGCGGTAAGTTTGCAGCGGTCCAGCTACTAATTCTTGGGCCACAGCTGCCAATTCGGCCAAATTGTTTACCGTATAATCTGCTTGCATAATGAATTTAATTTCTGCAAAATTAGTCCAGTTTTTTGGGCTTCCCAAAAAATGGGCGCTGCCCTGCTTCTTTTTGGCCTTTTTTTTACGGCCTGCAAAAGCAGCAGTCCCCTAGCCTACCTACAAGCCCCGCCCCAAGCAAAAATGCAAATTGATGGACAAAGCGAGGATTGGCCCGAAGGCCTACAGCGGCTAAGAGAAAAAATCAATATTCAGTATGCGGCCAAAGAAGACGAAGAGTTTCTCTACCTATATATACGTATAGATGAGGCCAGCTACCAACACTATGTTTTGGCCAATGGGGCTCAAATCTGGATAGACAGCCTAGGCAAAGACAAAAAAAGCTTAGGCCTCAATTATCCCTTGCCCTTGGCCACTAGCCGCCTAGAAGAATTGGCCCAAAAAGCTGGCGCAGATGAGGCCAAATTTCTGGCCCTCTACGCCCAAGAACTACAAGAGTTTGAACTCCTCAACTTTGTCTCTAAAGATATTCGCGTAAGCAATTTGGCCTCTAAGGATTTTAAAACTGCCGCCCATTTTGATGCCGGCAAACGCCTTTGTCTAGAGTTTCAACTGCCCAAAAATCGCCTAGGTCTAGCTCCTAAACAAAAAACGCCTTTTTCCCTAGGCTTTTTTGTCCGAGCGGCCAAAGCCTCTCCCTTTGAGCAGGCAGAACAGGCCGGCAGCCTCTTCGATGAACAAGATCCTCAGAATGGAGTGACTAGCAGTAACCCCATGCTAGGCGGTAGAAGTCAACAAATGAATAGAAATAATAGCTTGTCTATTTCCCCTAAAAGCAACTTACCAAAAATTTGGACCCGACTTAGCCCCAAAGAATAAGATGTTGTAACAATTAAACAGTTATTCAACTTTTGTGACAGGAAATTTATTCAGCGTATTTTAACAGTGAATAGCCTTAAATTGGCTTTTTGGCCTACTTTTTTTCTTCCCCATCTCTATTGATTTTTAATAACCCAAGGCAGAAAAACAAATATAAAAACCTAATAACTAATTAGTTAAAAGGTAACCTAATTAAAAATCAGAGACATAGGTAAAATGCCTAAAAAAGAGCAATAGGCCTTTTTCTGAGTCGCAAACAAACAAAAAAATTCATATTTGTAACACACAAACAGCTACTAGCTTAGCTTGCTAACTAGGAAACTGTTTGGGGTAAATAATGGGGATTTTTATAAGCATCAAACTTGGGGGAGTTTGATGCTTTTTTTTGGTCCATTTTGCGGTGGACAGGCGGCGAAGCCGCCGCAAGCGAGCGAAGCGAAGCGGCTGAGGGGCTGTAGCAGGGCCGCCGAAGGCGGCAGACCAAAGCCCGCAGGGCTGCAGGGCCGAGCAAGCCTGCGAGCTGCGCAATGGCCCGACCCAAGGCCGAAGGCCGCAGGGGCAGCCCCAAAACCTTCTATTCTGGAATAGGATGATCCAGCATTTTAAAGGTAAAGAATTCGAGCATATTGACCACTGCGTCTAGGCGGCCTTGCTCTACAGAAACATCGGTAATAGAGGGAAAATGCTCGGCAAAATAGATGTGGTCGCTAGCCATTTCGATCAGGCTAGAGGCCAGGGTATTGGGGTAGGGAAAATCTGGCTTAACCGCCTGAATGGCGTCTGCGATCACCTTAGACAGGGTTTTATAATTGAGGAAAAGGCCTTCTTTATTTTCATCATCGACCTCCTTGGTATGATAAGCCTTAATGCCCTCGGCCACCACAATGCGGTGCAGGCGGTTTTCGTCTACATATTCTACCGCTGGATTGGTTTGGGAAGAAGTGACCAGAGTAGACAAAATAATTTTGAGTCGCTTGGCGGGGCAATCGATATTCATGCTATTATAATCAATCTGGAACATGGTCCATTCCCAGTACCAGCAGACCAAATAGAGCAGCAATTTGTGCTTATTTTCAAAGTAGCGATAGACCGAAGCCTCCGTTGACTGTATTTTGCAAGCCAGCTTTTTAAAGGTAAATTTCTCGAAACCCAGTTCCTCGATCAGGATAATGGCATACTCGATAATTTTTCGGCCCAGTTTAGTTTGCTGCGGGTCGCGCAGATAGAGGTTTTCGTTGAGTTGAATATGAATAGCAATCATATGCGATTGTTGAGCAGTGGTTCTAGAGCAGTATAAGGGGCAAAGATAGGCTTAAAAAAAGAAAAAACCCTTTTGCAGCTACGCAAAAGGGCCTTATCCAAATAGCTAAGGGAAAATTAGCTGGTCGTTTCTTGCGGTTGTATCCGCTTGAGTTCGGCCAAGGTTTCCCCTTCCCTATCCAGCCCCAGCCATTTCCATTTGATTTCTTTGAATTTGGCATAATCCTTAAAACTTTCAAAGATATCTAAGATGTCGGGGTCAATATATTCGGTTCGGCTAGCATCAATAATCAAATTGGTTTGATTGGGGAGGCTAGATAAATATTCTTTTAGCGCACTTTTATTGAGGAAAGAGAGATCTTCTGAGAGCGTCAGCTGAATCCTATTTCCCTCCTTAGTTTCGACAAAAGGCAGGCGATAGTTATTGCGCAAGATATAGAAAATGGCCACCGCCATCCCAATCATAATTCCAATGAGCAAATCGCTGAGCAAGATGGCTATAATAGTAACTAAAAAGGGAACAAACTGTTTGTAGCCTTGCTGCCAGATCTGCTTAAATACCGTTGGGTTGGCCAATTTATAGCCCACCATCACCAAAATAGCGGCTAAGCTAGCCAGCGGAATCAGGTTGAGCAGAAAGGGAATAGTCAACACCGCCAAAAGCAGAAAAACCCCATGTAAAAATGCCGCCGTTTTTGAGCGTCCGCCCGACTGAATATTGGCCGAAGAGCGCACAATAACCTGCGTGACGGGCAACCCACCTAGCAAACCGGCAGCAATATTCCCCATGCCCTGCGCCTTGAGCTCCTGATTGAGGTTGGTGGTCCGTTTATGTGGATCCAACTTATCGGTTGCTTCGGCACAAAGCAAAGACTCCATACTGCCCACAATGGCCAAGGTGATGGCCGTAGTATAAACGGCTGGATTAAAGAGCTCGGCAAAATTGGGAAACTTCATTTCAGCAGAAAAGGCCGCCCAAGAATCAAAAATGGGCAGACTAACCAGATGCTCTGAGGCAATTTCTAATTGTGGAATCCCTTTAAAGCTCAAATTCAGTACAATGCCTGAAAAAACCGCCACCAAAGGTCCTTGAATCCACAAGGCCCAAGGCTGCTTTTTAACGATATCTTGTTGCCAAATAATGAGAATGATAAAGGCGACCAAAGCCGCTACGGCAGGTCCCCAGTTTACATTCAGCCCCTCAAAAACATCGGTAAATGCCTTAAAAATCTCGCTAAAAGTGGTCTCTCCATCGGGCTGCAGATAGGCCATCTCGCCCTCGGGGTCCTTATCGTCTCCTAAGGCATGTGGAATTTGCTTGAGGATAATGATGAGCCCAATGCCCGACAACATCCCTTTTATGACCGAAGAAGGAAAAAAGTAACCGATACTTCCCGCCTTCAAAAAGCCCAAAAGAAGCTGTAAAAGGCCAGAAATAACCACCGCCAGCAAAAAGGTCTCAAAACTTCCCAACTGCTCAATTGCGCTGATGACAATAGCCACCAATCCCGCAGCCGGACCGCTAACGCCTAGAGATGAATTGGAAAAAAGCGTGACCACAATACCGCCCACAATGCCAGCAATAACGCCAGACAAAAGAGAGGTACCAGAGGCCAAGGCAATACCTAGGCATAGAGGAACGGCTACCAAAAAAACGACAATGGCCGCAGGTAGATCGTTCTTCAAGTGCTTGAAAGTAAGCGGGGCTTTCATAGACTCAAATAGAATGTAGAACACATTTAGGCGCTAAGCTAACTGCATCCAAGGGTAAATAAGTTGGTTCAATGATAGCAATACTATCAAGCACAAAGGTAATCAACTTAAATTAGTTAGTTTTCCTTTTTTTTTATTTTTTTAATGATTTTTTGGGGCTGCCCCTCCCTGCGGTCGGGTCGGGCTGTGTCGCAGCTCGCTATTCGCTCGGCCCTGCGCCGCCTAAGGCGGCTGGGTCTGGCCTTCGGCCACTGCTATCCATCCCTCAGCCTGCGGCCCTTTGGGCCTGCTAGACCTAAAAAAGGCCCAAAACCTTAAGGTTTTGGGCCTTTTGGGCCAGAAAGCATTCTCTTTATTCTTCTTTTAGGCTAAAGCTCCCCATAAAAGCCTCTATTTCTTTTGGGCCAACTTCTTGGGGTTGTTTGTTCACAATCAGCAATTGATAGACCTTATCCTCTTTACGATAGAGCTCATAAACGGCGGCGGCATCAAAGCCGAGCAGGGTATATCGTTTAGACTTTTGGGGCCAGGGCCCTTCTTCTCTTTGGATACTTAGGGGTTTTAGGCGGAGAGCGGCGCCTAGAAGCAGGGCTTCAAAAAGGCTATCGCTGCTTAGGGCTTGTTGTTCTTTGCTTAACTGCATGCAAGCCGCCTGATACTCCCAGATAGAGTCGGGACTTTTATAGAAATAGGCTTCTACATCCTTTTGCAGGACACTATCGGCGGGAGCGGGAAACTGCAGGCTATATTGGCCCAATTTGGCGTGGACCTTCTGGCCCTTTTGGCAGGCAAAAAGGCTAAGCAGCAGGACCAAAAAGATAAAAATTCTCATGATTGATTTTGGGCCAAAAGTAAGCTTTTTTTTGGAGATTGGGGGCGGCGAAGCCGCCCCGGCCGCAGGCCGAATGGCCCAGCGCTGCGGAGGGGTGGCCGTAGGCCAGACCAAAGGCAGGCTTTGCCTGCCTGCAGGGCCGAACAGGCCTGTGAGCCCCGCAGCATAGCGGCGGCCGCCCCAAAATAAAGGGCGGCCGCGGGCCCCTAAAAAATACTTTGATTCGTGAGTCGAAGGGCTGCACGGAGGGCATTCAGCATATTTCCATGCGTTTGAATTTCTTGAATATCTAGGCCAATATCGACAATCGTTTGGGCCACATTGCCAGAAATGCCAGAGAGCATCGCTTGGCAGCCCATGAGTTTGGCCGCCTTGCTCATCTTAATCAGGGCGTTGGCCACCTCGCTATCCATAACGGCGATACCGCGAATATCGAGAATAAACACCTTGGCGCTTTTTTCCGCAATTTCCTCGAGCATAGCGTGCATAACCTGTTGGGCGCGTTCGCTATCCAGAAAGCCCACCAAAGGCAGCAGCAGGATGCCCTCCCAAAGCGGGGTAATCGGCGTAGACATAGAAGAAAGCGTTTCCTCCTTTTCTCGGAGCAACTCATCTTTGGCCGAGCTATAGCCATCGGTGAGCGTAGAGATGGCGATGCCCGTAAACTTTCGGTAAGTTTTGAGCAGATTCAGGCTGAGCAGGCCATGTTCTTCTAATAGATCTTGGACCTCTTGATGATAATAATTGAGGAAAGCCAGATAGGCATCGAAGGGGATGCCCACGCTGGCGAAGACCTGTCCAAAAAAGCGTTGGCGTTCGATATACTCATCATCGGCTTGGCCAGAGAGCAAATCATCCCAAAAAATGTCCTCACTATCTCGGATTGCCTGCAAGACATCTTCGGTATAATAAGTTAGAAAGAAAGGGTGATTTTGCAGCCAATCATAGAAGCGTTGATAGAGTTCATCTTTTTGATCATAAATTTTTTGGCCTGCTTGGGCAAGTTCCTCTAGCTCTTCATCTTGGAGGAAAAAGAGCGCTTGATAGTAGGGCCAATTTTTTTCGTTAGGATCAATCATCTGTACTTAATAGTTTTGGATATGCAAGAGGACCAGCGTTTGGTTGAGCAGCATATAGCCGACCTCTCCAAAGGTAAAGGGTCCTTCATAATTGCCTAGCTGTTCGCCATCTAATTTAAAGTTCAGATAATTCACGATACAGTTGCAGGCTGTAATTGCGGGGGAGTTAGGCATTTCTTTGCGGAAAGCCTGGGGGCTATAATCTACTGCTTGGGCCAAATGGTAGACCTGATCTACAGAAACGGGGGCATAAAAATAGACCCTATCTTCCTCTATTCGTTGAATAGTGGTGTTAATCAGGGCTCCAGAATAGTCTGAAATCAGGGGCAGGCTTCCGTCTATGCCCTTTGCCTTACAATAGTGGGCAAAATTTTGTTTTTCGCCATTGATCAGGGCTTCAGTAGCTTGAAAATCGGTTGATAAGAACTGAATATCATCGCCTTTGCCTTCTTCGTAGGGGTTATAAATTTCAATTTCGGCATATTGGCTTTCGGGCAATTCGACATGCATGAGGACCGCCCGATTCTTCATTTTTTCTGCTTTTGGGCCATAATAGGCGGCGGGCAGATGGCTGGGGTCGGCCTCTAGTTGTCGGCCAGTGATCCAGCCTAGAATAGGTTGGTCGTAGAGCGTATCGTATTGGCCAATTTCTAGGGCATAAGCCTTATGCACCTCTGAAAAAGCGGGCAGTGCGATATAGCTAAAGCCATTTTCGGGCCGATCGGCCAGTAATTGTTCCAGCTCTTGGGCCGAGTAACTTTTAATTTCGGCTTTTAGGGCCAGATCGCTCAGATTAGAGACAAAAAGGCGGTTAAGATCTTTTTGCGCCCCTTCATTGCTCATAAAGTAGGGGGTGGTTCCGCCCAGCCATTGGCCGGCGGGCAATTGGTCCAGTAAGCTTTGGCTGCCTGCGATTAGCAGCAATTGGCCGGATTCAATAAGCGCTTGGGTTTCTTTTAGGGAGAGCAGTTGGTTTTGAAGCTTAGCCATATCGTTCTGTTATTAAGTTAGGAAATGGCCCGTTGTGTTTATTGTTTGGGATAAAGGTAAAGAGCTAAGTTCTTCAAAAAAATAGTGGGTTAGTGTAATCTTCTTTACTTATCCTGAATATAGAGAAGGACCAGCGTTTGGTTGAGTAAGAGGTAGGCAATTTCGCCAAAGGTAAATGGCCCCCCATAATTAGCCAGTCGCACGCCATTCAATTGGAAATTGAAATAGATAGAAATGCAATTAAAGGCTGTTTGGGCCTTTTCTTTAGGCATTTTATCTAAGAACGCATCGGGGCTATAAGTAATTTCCTTGGCCCAATAATAAACTTGGTCGGTAGAGACTGGGCCATAAAAATAGACTCGATCTTCTTCCATCCGTTCAAGGTCAATATTGACCAAGGCACCAGAGTAATTAGCGACCAGAGGGAGTTGGCCTTTAATCTCATTGGCTCGGCAATAGTGGGCAAAATTTTGTTTTTCGCCATTGATCAGGACCTCTGCGGCGGAGAAGTCATTT
This genomic interval from Saprospira grandis contains the following:
- a CDS encoding putative porin, which produces MRIVLLAVLLLWANSSWAQTPVDSLQRDSLPATTEAERFQKLGDSLKIKWRYALSENKWAKLDTSLHYMHDFAWGWAQESWTQNYGNLGHWGTPVFAKTWQYEEKELGPRLGAAEHLDRYRLRPNQLRIYEVEGGKALTNLYYSQINLKNLALKAELAQQYNKQLYYGIQYSVLSQRGYFNSLASQHRDLGLQLHYQKANYKGSLFVVSSSQNQSENGGLQDSVLQGLSNDFLETAETSLNEGDNDSPRQENRFLELLYRQNWKNWEHQLHYQQERFKFFDNNLAADSSFYGPLQVNNRGLRMAMQQQLIQNQLSYQLADIKLFLGHRFQAVTQEPLPLEQLNSLFAGANYQGQNLSASGQVLFGEQALDYQLKLRYERPLSKRLAAAVWGQIQQFRPSFLEQKAYLSGQEIWNNDFGQSQEANLGLGLSWKGQEGSLKAQYFLRQNPIIYNFNGQSEQLNSSLSLLQAELQQSFHYKGFYSDTRLVGQLQVGEEKYWPLPQGQVQQKLYFKGKYFRNASWQLGFRLRYQTAFYAQAYAPTWNQFYLQDQQLLQFYPQLDAFAVLKVYRFRIGLNYQNISYFWENQNYFSSYQYAEANNWLRLSVLWRLFD
- a CDS encoding DUF6976 family protein produces the protein MAKLQNQLLSLKETQALIESGQLLLIAGSQSLLDQLPAGQWLGGTTPYFMSNEGAQKDLNRLFVSNLSDLALKAEIKSYSAQELEQLLADRPENGFSYIALPAFSEVHKAYALEIGQYDTLYDQPILGWITGRQLEADPSHLPAAYYGPKAEKMKNRAVLMHVELPESQYAEIEIYNPYEEGKGDDIQFLSTDFQATEALINGEKQNFAHYCKAKGIDGSLPLISDYSGALINTTIQRIEEDRVYFYAPVSVDQVYHLAQAVDYSPQAFRKEMPNSPAITACNCIVNYLNFKLDGEQLGNYEGPFTFGEVGYMLLNQTLVLLHIQNY
- a CDS encoding protoglobin domain-containing protein, with product MIDPNEKNWPYYQALFFLQDEELEELAQAGQKIYDQKDELYQRFYDWLQNHPFFLTYYTEDVLQAIRDSEDIFWDDLLSGQADDEYIERQRFFGQVFASVGIPFDAYLAFLNYYHQEVQDLLEEHGLLSLNLLKTYRKFTGIAISTLTDGYSSAKDELLREKEETLSSMSTPITPLWEGILLLPLVGFLDSERAQQVMHAMLEEIAEKSAKVFILDIRGIAVMDSEVANALIKMSKAAKLMGCQAMLSGISGNVAQTIVDIGLDIQEIQTHGNMLNALRAALRLTNQSIF
- a CDS encoding TetR/AcrR family transcriptional regulator, with the protein product MIAIHIQLNENLYLRDPQQTKLGRKIIEYAIILIEELGFEKFTFKKLACKIQSTEASVYRYFENKHKLLLYLVCWYWEWTMFQIDYNSMNIDCPAKRLKIILSTLVTSSQTNPAVEYVDENRLHRIVVAEGIKAYHTKEVDDENKEGLFLNYKTLSKVIADAIQAVKPDFPYPNTLASSLIEMASDHIYFAEHFPSITDVSVEQGRLDAVVNMLEFFTFKMLDHPIPE
- the tsaE gene encoding tRNA (adenosine(37)-N6)-threonylcarbamoyltransferase complex ATPase subunit type 1 TsaE; the encoded protein is MQADYTVNNLAELAAVAQELVAGPLQTYRKVFLDAPMGAGKTTLVHYLLQALGGQEEGSSPSYSLINEYGLQGSPLLVRHADLYRLDSLEEALEIGIEDYLEDEHYFFVEWPEILLPLLAENALHLRILVQEEGKRQIFLEKM
- a CDS encoding HU family DNA-binding protein yields the protein MNKGDLIDKIAEAAGLKKADAAAALNATLETIADTLKAGQKITLVGFGTFDVNYRAARKGINPSTQKEIQISDKVTVKFKAGKELAGTVDNKDLRTSLKAAADKKKKK
- a CDS encoding SulP family inorganic anion transporter, which produces MKAPLTFKHLKNDLPAAIVVFLVAVPLCLGIALASGTSLLSGVIAGIVGGIVVTLFSNSSLGVSGPAAGLVAIVISAIEQLGSFETFLLAVVISGLLQLLLGFLKAGSIGYFFPSSVIKGMLSGIGLIIILKQIPHALGDDKDPEGEMAYLQPDGETTFSEIFKAFTDVFEGLNVNWGPAVAALVAFIILIIWQQDIVKKQPWALWIQGPLVAVFSGIVLNLSFKGIPQLEIASEHLVSLPIFDSWAAFSAEMKFPNFAELFNPAVYTTAITLAIVGSMESLLCAEATDKLDPHKRTTNLNQELKAQGMGNIAAGLLGGLPVTQVIVRSSANIQSGGRSKTAAFLHGVFLLLAVLTIPFLLNLIPLASLAAILVMVGYKLANPTVFKQIWQQGYKQFVPFLVTIIAILLSDLLIGIMIGMAVAIFYILRNNYRLPFVETKEGNRIQLTLSEDLSFLNKSALKEYLSSLPNQTNLIIDASRTEYIDPDILDIFESFKDYAKFKEIKWKWLGLDREGETLAELKRIQPQETTS